The sequence AAGGCGAGGTCTACGAGCCGAGTACGGATCACCTCCGAACGACGTAATCCGGTTCGAGGCGTCCGCTCTGGATCGAGCCGTCGCGACGTCCTAGGCCTGCTCGACGTCCTCGCGGTAGTTTTCGGTCGCCTCGAGCGCTCGTTCGATCCGTTCTTTCGTGTCGCCGTCGACCTCCTCGCGAACCTGCCTGAGTGTGTTGAGGTGGGAGTCGAGCACCGCGTGGTCGGGGGTGTGCTCGCCGATCACGTAGTCTCGAAACGC is a genomic window of Natrarchaeobaculum aegyptiacum containing:
- a CDS encoding DUF7553 family protein, coding for MPASLEQARDDLKQAEKTADDDVREDIRETAEAFRDYVIGEHTPDHAVLDSHLNTLRQVREEVDGDTKERIERALEATENYREDVEQA